Within Anopheles nili chromosome 3, idAnoNiliSN_F5_01, whole genome shotgun sequence, the genomic segment GCATAAAATCGTGTGCGTACTCAAACTTCCTCGCCTTCGTCGGAGTGCGTCAGGCGGACCTGAGCCGGCTCGATCGTCAATCCGTTGACGGCCATTTGCTGATCGCGCCAGGGTGTGGTGAGAATTTTCATGCGCTAAAATATAATTAAGAAAACGTGTTACGCAAGGAATTTGAATAATGCAGTGCAATGGCGTACGTTTAGGAAGCTCCCCGGTGTGACGATCAGCTTGTAGCATGCCATCAGCGGTATCATGATCATCGATGAGCCTGCTATGCACCACCCGAGCAGATTAGCCCACGCAGGATACTCGTAGTCCTCGTAGCTGAGCGGCTCGTGCCCTATCAGCCCATAGATGATGATGAACAGCAGAAACAGCGGGGCAACAAATTTCCAGCAAACACGCCAATAAATACCGGGCGCGAAGCCAATCATGTCTTTAATGTCGTTGCAGAATCGCTCCGTACCTGGAAACAacataagaaacaaaaaaccgaggCTTTTTAAACCCTGTCGGCCACCGTGATGCTCTTCACAAAATATTTACCATAAATCCAGGACACTGCAATCGATTCAAACAGCACCGCTATCAATATCGAGTAGCCAGCCGCGTAACGATCAAGCAGCTGAAAAAAGTAGAACCCACCCTGGGTACAGCTGGCGAGACCAACGACAAAGTACAGCGAGAACAAGATCGCCACGAAGATCTCCCGATTGCGGCCAATTTTCGGGAATTCGTCACTCAACGCCGTAATGATGGCTTCAGATCCACCAAACTGGTAACATAAACATGTAACAAGGGAAGGATTAGATGGAAAGCAATAAACCTGCATCCGATCACCATCGAGTCTTACCGAGCTGTCCAACCCAAGCGTGAGCAGCATCATGAAAAAGATCAGCGCCCAAAAAATGCTTCCCGGCATGGTCGCGATCGCGGCTGGATAAACGACGAACACCAGCCCCGGACCTTCGGTGGCCACATCCTTGATGCTTTGTCCACTAGCGTGTGCCATGTAGCCCAGGACCGAAAAAATGACAAACCCTGCGATGAAGCTGGTGGCCGAGTTGATCAAACTAGTCAGCAGAGCATCCCTGCAAATGACACCAGAGAGTTAGTGATTGGATTCTTCACAACATGGCATACTTGGACCTTCAGTTGGATACGCACTTGTACACGTTGTTGTGGTACTTGTTGTACGAGGCGTACGCAAGCAACACACCAAAGCCCGGTCCCAACGAGAAGAACACCTGCGTGGCTGCATCAACCCACACCTCCGCATTGTAGATGACGTCGAAATTGGGCCGCAAGTAGTACAGGATCCCTTCAGCCGAACCCGGAAGTGTGATGCCACGCACGAGCAGGATCAACAGGACGGCGTACGGGAACAACGCCGTGAACCAGACCACCTTACCGGACGTGCTGATGCCCTTCCAGAGCGAGAAGTAGCAGATGAGATACACCGCCAGCAGACACAACGCCATGTCCCACTTGATGGCACCCAGATCGTGGATTCCTTCGCTTTTATCCAGCTCCAGGATGTACCGGCTGTAAGTGTAATGGGGATATGGAAAGATACACTCGATTCGAAACCGATTCCTTCCCGAAACCACCAGATGTCGCTACCTACTTGAAGTACTCCGAGGCGGCAGACCGAAACTTGGTATCATTAAGCGTCCCAACAGTGGCCGTAACGTTCGTCGCAAGAGCCGCAGTCCTGTTCACGGCCACTGAACTGTTCGTGAACCCAAACGGCTTGCATTCGGCCGTGTTCCACGGGTTGGAACAGTGCGTCCACGGTAGGCTATCGGTGAAGGACGCGAAGAAGAACCGCAACGACCAGGCGATGATCACGTTGTAGTAGAAATCGACGTAGAACGCAATCAGCACCACCGCGTAACCGATCCCCTTGAACAGTGGCACCAACCGGCCCCAGCAGGTGATGGCACCCTTCCGGTTGAACTGCCCCAGCGCGAGCTCCATGTAGAACAGCGGAATCCCACCGACCAGCAGCATGATCCCGTACGGCACCAGGAAGGCACCTGGAGGGTTTGAAAAAGGGCAGAAAAAAGGGCGgatgataataaaattgaaGCCGCTCGAGCACAATCCCGTTGGGGCGCGGATTCGCCCTGACGATGCTATGACGATGGCATAATAGCATTAttatttcctttctttttattgaCTTAATCCGGTGAAGGATTCGTGCGATACGCGCGCCTTTCGTCCTTTAAGAAGCGTCCTGCAAAGCGTACGGTGCCAGAGCGGCAATATTGCCCGCCCTGCTTGAGGAGTCGGGAGTTAATAACAGGGACTTAATGCCACCGCTtccacgctctctctctctctcgctgacTGACCGGGTCTCGGTGTACCGGCGAACCAAGGAAGCATGTGCCATCGCAAGGACCATGCCGACAGAAAGGACGTTCTTGTCGTGTCCGTTGGAATGGGGGAGCGATTTATAAAGGGATGAACGATGCCGTAACCTAGGCTAACCTGCCAAACCGACCCACTGGAGATTAAGTGCATCGTTGTCCTGTGgactgtgagtgtgtgtgtgagtgcgtgtttgtgtCACACCCCACACAGCAACTTCCTGATAGTTCGCCGGAAGTCGTCCTGAAAGGCGAGACTACTCCCTAATGTAATGGTTGAGAGAAaagtcgtccttttttttttgaatgcgtgtgtgtgtgtgtttgtggacgCCGACCATCGCCCCAAACCGAGGGCGAGCCATCTAAGACATTAGCCCTACGGGAAGGTAAGGTGACGTATCGCCAGCTAAAGTCCGCTCGGTACGCAACGACTCACTTATCGGAAGGGAACTTCTCGCGCGGTTCATCCGCTATTGAAGCATCATAAAGATAATCCTATCGGCGCTGTTGGAGGGCGGATCTATAAAGCCGTTTTTCGTCGCAAAAAGGTCATATAAATCCATCTTCACGCGCGATAAGACAATCATGGACAACCATCGAGCGGGAGGAATGATCCAACCGACCAAGGTATCTTTACGGTCGATTGGCAAATTTTATCGAGGGGGtcttgtgtgattttttttcaatgtccAGCCGTTTTTGTCTTCGGGGGGATTTCTTGCGACGACTTATGTAATGGGTCCCGCGATACCCGGTTGCTAACTCCGCGAATTTGCCGGCTTGCACTTGCTCAATTAGGTGCAGTAGATAGCGCGAGCGCGGTTTTGCAAGGATCGATGCATTACCTCATTTCCGCGAACGAAGCTcaaggtcgtcgtcgtcgtttccTTCGCGGAATActtctgcgttttttttctcgccccagGCACGTGTGAACACCTCGTATCTGATGTCCACCGCGTTGGTCAAATTACATCCCTGATAAGAAGAGCCTCGATTATCTCATCCAGTTTAGTAGGTATTTAAGCGCCACCCACCGGAGATGACACTCCAGTAATCGCTATGGTGCTGAAGAGAAGCGATTTTCGGACACCTCAACCCAGAATGGGCTCTAAAGGTAAGGTAGCGCTAAGGTTCTGCATTAGCTGCAACATTGCGCGCTCGATCCTGGATTAATGATcttgcggggttttttttcctcccccacagCTCTGTGGACAATCGCTGCCCTAGTCCTGACCGCTTCGGTCGCTCACGGGCAGAGTCAAAGCTGTGCCGGTGTGGAGGACTTCGGGCTTATCCGTGATCCGTTCTTTTGCTACCGCTTTTCGCAATGTATCGACGGCAATCCGTACCCACTGCGTTGTCCCGACGATCAGTGGTTCGATGAAGAACGGCAGCTGTGTGATGACCCGGCGAACGTAACCTGCGAACTGGAGGATCGTCCACCGACGGTTCCACCAACAGCCGGCATCTGCAATGGGGTCGAAAACAACCGACTGGTGCTGCATCCGTTGTACTGCAACGAGTACTACCTGTGTGTGGGCGAAATCGGTTTCCCGGTGATGTGTCCCGTTGGTTTGTGGTTCGATGAAGGTCGTCAGGTTTGTGGTGATCCTGCAGACATCAGCTGTCCCCATGGACGTCCCGGAGCGGCTCGGTGTCGTGACGAACCGGATCTAGCACTCGTGCCAAGCGAGTACGCTTGCTACCGGTACTACCAGTGCGTGAATGGGTTCCCGTATCCGATGGTGTGTCCTGATGGGCTGTGGTTCAACGCCGAGCGGGACATCTGCGACGATCCGGACAATGTGGAGTGTGAACTTAACCCCGGGTTTCCCACGCCCGGTCCACCAACGGCCGGTATCTGTAATGATGCCGCCAACAACGTGCTACGACCGAACCCGACCGCTTGCAACAGATActacgtgtgtgtggatgAGATCGGTTGGTCTAAGAGATGCCCGCTGAATCTTTGGTTCGATGAGGCCCGCCAGACCTGTAGCGCACCCGGTTACACGAACTGTGATCTTGGACCGGAACTGCCACCACCGCGCCCTGACAACCCGTGTAATGACGTCGAGAACCTGGCCTTCATCCCGGACGATTTCTTCTGTTATCAGTACGCGCAGTGCCGCAATGGGTATCCTTTCCCGCTCATCTGTCCAGCTGATCAGTGGTTCGACGAAGCGCAACAGCGTTGTGCCGACTTCCGTACGGTAGAGTGTGAGGTTGAGGATGGTCCACCACCGACGATCCGACCGACACCCGGCATCTGTAACGACATCTACGAGGAGCGGTTGGTGTTGCACCCGCGCTTCTGTAATCAGTACTACATCTGCGCGGATCAGATCGGTATTCCCGTCATCTGCCCGACTGGGTTGTGGTTCGACGAAGATGCGCAAGCCTGTCGATCGCCTCTGCTCGTGGATTGTCCACATGGAGCTACACCACCACCTGAGGATCCGTACATGATGTGTGATGGAGTGGAAGACTTCGCGTACGTACCACACCCGAACTACTGCTATCGGTATTATCAGTGCATCTATGGAACACCGTACCCGCTCATCTGCGAAGGTGATCTGATCTTCGACGTTGGTCAGCAGATGTGTGACGAACAGCAGGAAGTACAGTGTGTGGTgacaccaccacccatcgtGCGCCCTCCACCCACGATCGGGATCTGTAATGACGCCCCGAATGGACGTCTGGAGGCGAACCCGCTCTACTGCAACCAGTACTACATCTGCGTGAACGAGATCGGTTGGCGGTTGGTGTGTCCACCAGGTCTGTGGTTTGATGTTGAACGTCAAACCTGCTCGGAAGCGGGCTCGATCGAGTGCGGGTTGGCACCGGAACGTCCACCAACGACGCCGAATCCGTACGCACCCTGCATCGGCATCCCGAACAATGCGTACGTGCGCGATGAAGCGTTCTGCTATCGGTACTACAAGTGCGTCAACGGATCACCCTTCCCGATGATCTGCCCCAACGAGCAGTGGTTCGATGAGCGCCGTCAGCAGTGCCGTCCACAGGCGGAGGTTGAGTGTATCATCACcgaaccaccaccgaggcCACCACCAACGGCTGGCATCTGCAATGGGGTGACGAACTCGATCCAGGTGCCGAATCCGTTCAGCTGCAATCAGTTCTACATCTGCGTCGATCAGATCGGGTTCCCGCAGGTATGCCCACCGGGCATGTGGTTCGATGAGGACGATCAAACCTGTCTGCCTGTGGCGGAGGCGTCCTGCGATTTGGGACCACCGACGACAACGACCGTGGCACCGCATCCGTGGGGTCAGTGTGATACCGTGCCGAACTACAGCTTCGTACGCAACGAGTACTACTGCTACCGGTACTTCCAGTGCGTCGATGGACGACCATACCCACTGATCTGCCCCAACGAGCAGTGGTTCGATGAGGGACGGCAACGATGCGATGTGCAGGAGAATGTCCGGTGTATCGTGAATCCTGCGCCACCAAACGTACCCGCAACGCCCGGTATCTGTAACGACGTGCCGAACGGTGAGATGGTGTTGAACCCACGCGCTTGCAACCAGTACTACATCTGTGTGGATGAGATCGGCTATCCGCTGCTCTGTCCCGATGGTTTGTGGTTTGATGCTCAGGAACAGCGTTGTGGACCCGCTGCTCGGGTTTACTGCCCACTCGTACCACCGGTTACGACTCCCGATCCGTTCGAGCAGTGTGAAGGAGTTGAAGAAGGTGGACTGCTGCGCAATGACTTCTACTGCTATCGGTACTTCCAGTGTAAGGCGGATGTGCCGTACCCGATGATCTGCCGGCCAGGATTGTGGTTTGATCAGGAGCGACAGCTTTGCGACGTGCCGAGTAGTGTGGCGTGCTTCCTGAGACCAGGTCAACCAGGTCCACCAGTGGCTACGCCCGACATCTGTTCCGGTGTTGCGAATGGTCGGTTCACGCGCAACTGGAACTTCTGCAACCAGTACTACCTGTGCGTTGGCCAGATCGGTTACTCGCAGGTGTGTCCCGATGGGCTGTGGTATGACGATGACCGCCAGATCTGTGACGTGCCAGAGGAGGTCGAATGTCCGCTGTCACCGACGACGATTGCACCTTCACCGTGGGACCGCTGTGCCGGTGTTGAGGACCTCTCGTACGTCCCCGACGATGACTTCTGCTATCGGTACTTCCAGTGCGTGAACGGTATTCCATACCCGATGATTTGCCCCAACGATCAGTGGTTCGATGTACGCCGGCAGGTGTGCGATCTCGTACAGAACGTGCAATGCGAGGTTCACGATGTTCTACCACCGCCACTGCCAACTGACGGTATCTGCACCGGTCTCTCGAACAGCGTGCAAGTGCTGCATCCGGTGTTCTGCAATCGGTTCTACATCTGCGTCGAACAGGTCGGTTTCCCACAGATCTGCCCCACAGGTCTGTGGTTCGATGAATCCCGACAAACCTGTGCCAGTCCACTGGACGTGGATTGCCCGAATGGATTAACTACGACGCAATCACCCATCGAGGGTATCTGCAATGATGTGCCACCGGGCACGTACGTACCAAACCCACTCGACTGTGGTCGGTACTACGTCTGCATCAACATGTACCCGTACTCGCTGGCATGCCCAGGTGGAACTTGGTTCGATCGGAACCTACTGCAGTGTGTCCCGATCGACGAAGCCGAGTGTGCTGACTCCGTTACGACCGTTCCGACACCGGGCATCTGCGAAGATCGCGAGGATGGTACGCGTGTTCCAAGTCCGGTTAGTTGTTCACTGTTCTACACCTGCTTGAACGAAGCCGGTTCACCATCGTTCTGCCCACCTGGACTGTGGTTCAACGAGGAACTGCAGGATTGCGATGATCCTGCGAATGTTGACTGCACGGTGGAGCCCTCGACGACGCCTCCACCGACGACGGGTGTTTGCGAAGGACAACCGGATGGTCGGTACGTGGCCAGTCCGTACTCATGCACGCAGTTCTACGTGTGTGTCAACGAGACCGGGTATCCTTCCATCTGCCAGCCGGGGCTTTGGTTCAGTGAAGCCGCTCAAGCTTGCGTAGATCCGGAAGAGTCGGAGTGTACCGTTTCGTAGAGAccgcttttttgttgctttggtTGAGAGGCCACTGTCAGGTTGGTGGCTTTTGGTGGGATGGTTACGTAATAAATCGCCCTAGCGAGATCGATGTCAAAGTCATGGTGTTTGCGTAAGGAACATCCGATCAATGCAACCAATGACCTGTGTATGATTGTTCCAATCCTTATAAATTGTTCTAGATTCTGTAGAGCTACGTTATTGTGTTTCTTTCCTTCACTTCTTGCTACTATTCGTCTTCATCTTTCAACGCATCCTTTTGTCCTTCCGTCACACTTAGTTTGAAGAATGGTTCAACACTATGTTTCATCTATTTTATT encodes:
- the LOC128725841 gene encoding sodium-dependent dopamine transporter, encoding MFELDDPREKLRLLETPVKSTDKSSESIDGDALKELNGGAENGVGGDGEGTALAMTTIGQLKAKGCRPGEPEDDEQRETWSGKVDFLLSVIGFAVDLANVWRFPYLCYKNGGGAFLVPYGIMLLVGGIPLFYMELALGQFNRKGAITCWGRLVPLFKGIGYAVVLIAFYVDFYYNVIIAWSLRFFFASFTDSLPWTHCSNPWNTAECKPFGFTNSSVAVNRTAALATNVTATVGTLNDTKFRSAASEYFNRYILELDKSEGIHDLGAIKWDMALCLLAVYLICYFSLWKGISTSGKVVWFTALFPYAVLLILLVRGITLPGSAEGILYYLRPNFDVIYNAEVWVDAATQVFFSLGPGFGVLLAYASYNKYHNNVYKDALLTSLINSATSFIAGFVIFSVLGYMAHASGQSIKDVATEGPGLVFVVYPAAIATMPGSIFWALIFFMMLLTLGLDSSFGGSEAIITALSDEFPKIGRNREIFVAILFSLYFVVGLASCTQGGFYFFQLLDRYAAGYSILIAVLFESIAVSWIYGTERFCNDIKDMIGFAPGIYWRVCWKFVAPLFLLFIIIYGLIGHEPLSYEDYEYPAWANLLGWCIAGSSMIMIPLMACYKLIVTPGSFLNRMKILTTPWRDQQMAVNGLTIEPAQVRLTHSDEGEEV